The genomic segment AGCCTCGCCCAGTAGAATAAACGCGCGGCATGCTCTCGTCGTACAAGAAATACGGCCTGCGCGCCTGGTCGAAACACTCGGCCGTGGTACCTTCCTCAAAACCAATGCGCAAAATCTCATCCGCTGAGACAAAGCGATCCACCTCAGGAAGTTCCATGGCTAAATCACGCTTGTAGCGCTCAACCATACAACCTACCACCACCAACTTCCTACATCTCCCCTTCTTCTTGTAAGAAACCAGCGAAAGTATTACATCAATGCTCTCCTTAACAGCACTTTCGATGAAAGCACAGGTATTAACAACTATCAGATCAGCGTTAGCGGGATCCTCAACTGAGCGAAAACCCCTAGCGACTAAAGCGCCGAGCATCAATTCGGAATCAACAGTGTTTTTCGAACAACCCAAAGTTACCAAGGCGACATTGCCAATAAATGGCTTTCTATCTACAGAGCCAAGACTACTGCTAGCTTCCTTAGAATCCCCATCCCCCCTATCTGGCAACACTGGCAGTCGCTTTTTCACAACAATTACAACCCTTAAAAGCTATGCACTAATATTTCTTATTTCTCGACTTAACTATCAAGCAACTCATCCGCAAAATTATCCATTTTGCGCTGCTCGACGGCGCCTTTTAGAATGGCCAAAAACTCTCTAAACTTCAAAGTCCGCTGATCTTTAACAGCATGTCGCCGCCACGTCACTTCCTCGTTCTCCTCCTCTCTAGCACCAACTATTAGCAAGTTAGGAATCTTTTTCACTACGTTATTTCGAATCTTCTTGTTTAAAGTCTCAGCACTAGTATCGATTTCCGCGCGAAGCATCGAATTTAGCAATTCAGCTTGCAGTTTATGAGCATAATCCAAAAACTTCTCCGACACCGGAATAATTTTTACCTGCAACGGCGCAAGCCAAGACGGAAAAGCTCCGCCAAAATGCTCAATTAGAAACGCAATAAACCTCTCATTAGTGCCTAACGGCGCGCGGTGGATGATATACGGCCTATGCTCCTTGCCATCTTCGGCGATAAACGTGAGATTAAAGCGGGCCGGCATGGCAAAATCGAGCTGATTGGTCGAGGCCGTCTCCTCCCGGCCAATTACATTTTTAACTTGGAAATCTACCTTAGGGCCATAAAAAGCCGCCTCGCCTTTAGCTTCATCGTAATGAACACCCATCTCATCCAACACATTGCGGATAACCGATTCCGAATAAGTCCAAGCCTCCGGGTCCGAAACAAACTTCTCGCCCTTCTCTGGATCGTGCAGCGACAACCTCATCCAATAATCGCTTAGGCGAAATTTTTTGTAATAAAACACATGCATATCGAGAACCGCTCGAAACTCCTCCTGCAATTGTTCCGGCCTACAATAGATGTGTGCATCGTTCATGCTTAACATTCTAACGCGAAGCAAGCCGCTTAGCGCCCCAGAATCTTCGTAGCGGTAAACGGTCCCATACTCGGCTAAACGCAACGGCAACTCGCGATAGCTCCTAGGCCGCGAGCTATAGATCATGTGGTGATGAGGACAATTCATCGGCTTTAAATAATAATCCTCCTCGCCTTCGCGCCGCATCGGTGGAAACATGCTATCTTGATAATAAGGAAGGTGCCCAGAAGTATAGTACAAAGATGCTTTGGTAATGTGAGGCGTCACCACTCTCTTGTATCCAGCTTTAAATTCTACCTCCTTGGCAAATTTTTCGATCTCCTCACAAATCACCGCACCATTGGGAAGCCACATCACGAGCCCTGGACCAACTTCTTCGCGAATGACAAATAGTTCCTGTTCCGATCCGAGCTTCCTATGGTCGCGCTCCTTGGCTAAACGCCTAAGTTCCTGATATTCAGAAAGTTGCTTCTTATCCTTAAACGCCAAGCCGTAGATGCGCGTAAGTTGCTTGCGCTTTTCATCTCCTCGCCAGTACGCCCCGGCAAGACTATCGATAGAAAAGCCCACCGATAAGAGCTCCCCAGTATCCCTTACGTGTGGCCCTCTACACATATCCTCAAAGCCAGCGTTCTTGTAGAAACCGATTTCCGTTTCTCCCTGATTACAAAGCTCCTCAGCATACTCCGCCTTATACCTCTCGCCCTTAGTCTCTAAATGGCGAATCGCCTCTTGCACCGGCAATGAAAAGGCCTCAAATCCTTGGCGCTCCTTAATGATTTCACGCATGCGCCTTTCAATTTCAGGCAAATCCTCAGACGAAATTGGCTCATCGAGATCAAAGTCGTAATAAAAGCCATTTTCTACCGGTGGCCCAAAGGCCAATTTCGCATTCGGCCTTATCTGCAACACCGCCTGAGCCAGCACGTGCGCCAGTGAATGGCGCACTTTGTATAGCTGCTCGCCTTCCTTATCTAATCGTTCCGGTCGTTCTTCCACTTTTTAACCCCTCTTACAATCGCTCTACTAATACCGCAGTGGCCTCGCCGCCTCCGTTGCAAATGGCCGCCACTCCGCATTTAAGATGTAATCGCCTTAACGCATGGATAAGCGTAACCAGTATTCGCGCTCCAGAGGCACCAATGGGATGCCCCAGCGCAACCGCTCCACCACTGACATTTAACTTTTCGACAGCTATGTTCAACAAGCTGCTACAAGCTAGAGTTACAACGCTAAATGCCTCGTTTATCTCGAACAAGTCTACATCTTCAATTCTTTTGTGAGCCTTCTTGAGCACATCCTTAATGGCGCCGACCGGAGCAGTGGTAAATAGCTCAGGTGCTTGCCCCCAGAAGCCCTGCGCTACTATTCTCGCTACTGGCTCCAAGCCATGCTCTTTCACAAAACACTCAGAGCACACTAACATAGCAGCAGCGCCATCGCTAATAGACGAAGCATTGGCAGCCGTTACGCTGCCATCCTTTTCAAACGCTGGATTTAAGGAAGTAACCTTATCTCTTTTTAGCTTAGCAGGTTCTTCGTCAATTAAAACTATTGACTCCTTTCTTCCAACATCGACCTTAACTGGAACAATTTCGTCTACAAAAAAACCTTGGCCTATAGCTTCAAGCGCAAGATCGTAACTGCGAAGCGCGTAAGAATCCTGCTGCTCGCGACTAATGCAATGCTGCCTACCACAAAGTTCAGCCGCCATGCCCATGTGATAGTCATTGTAGACATCCCATAAGCCATCTTTAATCAGACTATCCTCGGCTACAGCGCTCCCCAATCTAGCACCGTTTCTTAATGCCGGGAGAAGGTAAGGAGCCCTCGACATATTTTCCATGCCTCCAGCAATGACAGCCTCCGATAGCCCAAACCTAACCTGTGCATCTGCCAACATACAGGCCTTAAGCCCCGAGCTACAGACCTTGTTTATAGTCATCGCCTGCACTTTTGGCGGAAGTCCTCCGCCAATGCACGCTTGCCTTGCAGGCGCTTGCCCCTGCCCCGCAGTCAACACAGAACCAAGAATGACCTCATCTATTGCGTCACCTTCAAGTCCCGTTTGTGAGAGTATAGACGATATTACACTTGCGCCGAGTTGTGGCGCTGGCACTCCCTGAAACGCTCCGCCAAAACTGCCAATTGCCGTTCTGCGCGGCGCACAAATAAAAACATCCTTACACGACACTTGCATAATTTCTTCTCAATTTTCGATTTCCACGCGTCCAGCTTCTAGGACGTTAACCAAATATCCTTTACCAAAGACGTATTTCTGACCTTTACCACAGCGGCTGCTCTATGTTTATGAGCATTAGCCCTGAAGCGGTCAATGACGAAATTTGCCACCTTGCTATCCACTTCGGCAAATTCCATAAGAGCTACGTTAATGTCCTCGTCCTTAACTCCGCGATCTATAACGCGATAAAGCGCGCACAATGCCGGCTCTAGCTCCTCGTAGGAATAACCGAGCTCCCTATGATCCGTTTGGCCAGGATACAATCCAGCTGACGGCGGAGCCGCCACAATCGACGGTAGCACCTCATAATACTGAGCCAGTTGGTACACTTCGGACTTAAACAGATCTCCAATAATAAACAAGTCCGCCAAGGCATCTCCACCTTTAGTATCATAGCCAATCAATTCTTCCGACGCATTGCTAGTCCCAATTACCCGCACCCGCCTCTTGGAGCTTTTGCCCTTGAGTGAAATTACCGTGGATTCACAGTTTTCCCTTTCATCAAAACGAGTGATTAACTCTCCAGCTATAGAATAGAGCACATTCATCCTCGCTCTAGCTCGAATATTGCCCTTAGTGAGCTGATGGAGTTCGTGTTTTGTCAGAAGCTCCCTCTCAAAACCCATCTCAATCTTATGAACGATTGCATCAGTAGGCTCGTCTATGGGAATTACTAAGTGATGAGCCCTGAGCTTTTCAGCAAGTTCAGCGCTGAGCATATTAAACGTCTGACGATCAATTTCGTCATAAGGCATAGAAACCAGATACACGTTTTCTTGGCCGAGAGCTTCAGTGCAAATCGCAGCAACTACCGCTGAATCCACTCCACCACTGACGCCGACAACCGCAACATCCGCAAAATCCCGCAGTTTTGCCTCCAAAAAAGAAGCCAGTAAATCAATTTTTGCTATCATGAGAATTACCAAAAAAATGGACTATACTTGGGGAATATACCAGAAACCACTCTGGCAACTCAACACAAGAGTTACTCTACCTTCCGCCAGAATTACTGCCCTTCACTAACTACTTCGGCAACTTTTGCCGTCAATAGTCGCCCCACTTTGGAAGCCAAATTGGAGTAGGAAAAGAGAACGACTCCGCCCGCTTTTGTCGCTCTTACCTTGCGAACCTGCCTTATCAATAACTCCTGATCTCTTAGCATCAACCAAGCGCCCAAACCAATCATCACACGACTCGGCTCCGACAATTTGGTCGCAAAAAGGGTTTGCTGCTCAACTAGCGATGCATCCGTAGTATAGGCCATAAGCACTACCTTATCCACAAGTTTGCGCTCAAGCCACTGTGGCCAATCTTGCAGTGCGCGCTTTTTAGCGCGTTCGGAGTCCGCTAGAGCGGCAACGGACAGTTCCATGTGGGGCGCAACACTTGCAAGAAGGCTCTTTATCTCTCTCACCAACTGCGTAACATGAGCAGCTCGCCAGTACTCCCATTCGCGCCCACTCGGCCGTTTGGCGAAAAATTCACGCGGATATCCGCCCATACCGCTAAGAACATCAAAAAAGCTTCTAATGCTATCCTGCGAATATCCAAACTCTAGAAATCTCGATCCCTGTGGATTATTTCCGGAGTTTACGGCAAAGGGAAAACGAATCATATCGAGGTGGATACCATCTAGATCTGGATAAGCACGAACGAGTTCTAAAATGAGCTCAGCAACATATTGTCGGACGCGCTCCGATGTGGGGTCTAGCCATATACCAGGAGTGTCCAGCCCATAAGCAGAACCGCTATTAGCTGGTGGCAAGCCTTTTAGATCATAATCAAAAAGAGAGCTCCCAAAACTGTCAACCAATGCGGCCTCTTTCCCAATTATTTTAAAGATTGGCGCATTGCGACGATCTTTAACTCTGAGCACATTTACCCACGCATGAACTTTTTTGCCCTTGCTGTGTGCGAAATCTATAGCAGCCCTTAGTGGCTCTACGCCCTCACTGAGAGATTCCCTGTAGGGCAAATCGTCGGCTAGCATAGACGGGAACCAAGATCTACCTCTGCGATAGACCTGACAGTATAAATCCGTTAGGGGCACGGCCTCTACAAATTCACTAAACTCGACAAAAGCATGGGAATCCTTAAACGCTTGAGTTTGCCCTTCGGCTTCAACCCATAGTCCAAAACGCGACTGCGCTTTGGCATTTGGCTGATAGATAAAAATAGACGCTACCAAAAAAAAGAAAAGTAAAGCAATTAGGCTCTGGTATCTAGGCGGTAAAAATAATACTATGCTCATGTCTTTGATGCATACGCGCTGACGTAACTAATAACAATATTTGGCAAGGAAAAATTCCCGCAAAACAACCTAATGTCCTCACCTAAAAAAATCGGTGCTGTAATCATCCCCGTCCCAAAATCCGTAAAGACAAACAGAACTATCCCGCGTCTAGTAGCAACTGTGACAATATGCGCAAGCGTTTTTACCGCTATTGTCGGTATACGCGAGTTGGCTAAACTGAGCCAGCAAAACACGTCACCGATAGACCAAATCTTCCAAATAGGAACTCGCGCGTGGAAAATCGTAGCTAACGCCGACCAAGGCCACTGCCTAGGCTTCCTCTATTCTGAGGTTCGAAACAGAGAAAAACCCCAGCTAAACTTAAGAGGAGTGGTTGCACTACCACTCTATCAGAAGGCATTTTTTGCCAGCCTAGACCTGGCAGCGAATTTTTCTGAGCAAAAAGCTCTTGATTCTCTTGTGGCTAGTTTTCAGGTCGGCGGAAACAAAGCACGAATATCTACGCTAAGAACTGACATAAATAAGTTATTGTTCGAGCTTGAAACTCCTTATATGAGGAAAAGCATAGAAACTAGCCGTCCAAATCCTATATATCTAGTCGAGATTGCCGAAAATAGATTCAATATTAGACTCCCTCAACAGGTTCAAGGCATCATCAAAAGAAACGAGGTTAATCTTTCGAGTTATTTTGGACTTCCGGGTTTTATGTTTACCGAGCTCGAACTTGAGCAGCTGATTTCGTGTAAGAATCAAGTGCTTGCGATAGATGAAAACTACAGTTTTGACAAAGGTGTTTTGGATATTGGGCCACTTATAAATCTGCTTGGCATTAAGCCTACTCCGGCCATCGTCGAGTCGCTTAGGATCCGGCCCAAATGGGACAGCAAATGATTGAGATAGAGAATCTGACAAAAAAATTTGGTTCCTTCGTAGCTGTAGACAATATTAACCTCAGCATCGATAGGGGGAAAATTTTTGCGTTTTTGGGGACAAACGGCGCAGGAAAGACAACTACTATTCGCATGATGACGGGGGTGCTGGAGCCAAGTGGCGGAACTGTTCGGATTGGCGGTTACGATATTCAGAAGAATCCCATCGAGGCAAAGTTTTTAATGGGAGTCATCCCCGATAGACC from the Deltaproteobacteria bacterium genome contains:
- a CDS encoding threonine--tRNA ligase, whose product is MEERPERLDKEGEQLYKVRHSLAHVLAQAVLQIRPNAKLAFGPPVENGFYYDFDLDEPISSEDLPEIERRMREIIKERQGFEAFSLPVQEAIRHLETKGERYKAEYAEELCNQGETEIGFYKNAGFEDMCRGPHVRDTGELLSVGFSIDSLAGAYWRGDEKRKQLTRIYGLAFKDKKQLSEYQELRRLAKERDHRKLGSEQELFVIREEVGPGLVMWLPNGAVICEEIEKFAKEVEFKAGYKRVVTPHITKASLYYTSGHLPYYQDSMFPPMRREGEEDYYLKPMNCPHHHMIYSSRPRSYRELPLRLAEYGTVYRYEDSGALSGLLRVRMLSMNDAHIYCRPEQLQEEFRAVLDMHVFYYKKFRLSDYWMRLSLHDPEKGEKFVSDPEAWTYSESVIRNVLDEMGVHYDEAKGEAAFYGPKVDFQVKNVIGREETASTNQLDFAMPARFNLTFIAEDGKEHRPYIIHRAPLGTNERFIAFLIEHFGGAFPSWLAPLQVKIIPVSEKFLDYAHKLQAELLNSMLRAEIDTSAETLNKKIRNNVVKKIPNLLIVGAREEENEEVTWRRHAVKDQRTLKFREFLAILKGAVEQRKMDNFADELLDS
- the nadE gene encoding NAD(+) synthase: MIAKIDLLASFLEAKLRDFADVAVVGVSGGVDSAVVAAICTEALGQENVYLVSMPYDEIDRQTFNMLSAELAEKLRAHHLVIPIDEPTDAIVHKIEMGFERELLTKHELHQLTKGNIRARARMNVLYSIAGELITRFDERENCESTVISLKGKSSKRRVRVIGTSNASEELIGYDTKGGDALADLFIIGDLFKSEVYQLAQYYEVLPSIVAAPPSAGLYPGQTDHRELGYSYEELEPALCALYRVIDRGVKDEDINVALMEFAEVDSKVANFVIDRFRANAHKHRAAAVVKVRNTSLVKDIWLTS
- a CDS encoding family 10 glycosylhydrolase; this translates as MSIVLFLPPRYQSLIALLFFFLVASIFIYQPNAKAQSRFGLWVEAEGQTQAFKDSHAFVEFSEFVEAVPLTDLYCQVYRRGRSWFPSMLADDLPYRESLSEGVEPLRAAIDFAHSKGKKVHAWVNVLRVKDRRNAPIFKIIGKEAALVDSFGSSLFDYDLKGLPPANSGSAYGLDTPGIWLDPTSERVRQYVAELILELVRAYPDLDGIHLDMIRFPFAVNSGNNPQGSRFLEFGYSQDSIRSFFDVLSGMGGYPREFFAKRPSGREWEYWRAAHVTQLVREIKSLLASVAPHMELSVAALADSERAKKRALQDWPQWLERKLVDKVVLMAYTTDASLVEQQTLFATKLSEPSRVMIGLGAWLMLRDQELLIRQVRKVRATKAGGVVLFSYSNLASKVGRLLTAKVAEVVSEGQ
- a CDS encoding thiolase family protein, yielding MQVSCKDVFICAPRRTAIGSFGGAFQGVPAPQLGASVISSILSQTGLEGDAIDEVILGSVLTAGQGQAPARQACIGGGLPPKVQAMTINKVCSSGLKACMLADAQVRFGLSEAVIAGGMENMSRAPYLLPALRNGARLGSAVAEDSLIKDGLWDVYNDYHMGMAAELCGRQHCISREQQDSYALRSYDLALEAIGQGFFVDEIVPVKVDVGRKESIVLIDEEPAKLKRDKVTSLNPAFEKDGSVTAANASSISDGAAAMLVCSECFVKEHGLEPVARIVAQGFWGQAPELFTTAPVGAIKDVLKKAHKRIEDVDLFEINEAFSVVTLACSSLLNIAVEKLNVSGGAVALGHPIGASGARILVTLIHALRRLHLKCGVAAICNGGGEATAVLVERL